The Roseovarius sp. EL26 genome window below encodes:
- a CDS encoding HlyD family type I secretion periplasmic adaptor subunit, whose translation MTGPEQNKTNRWSARKPLTIGLLSLLILVGGFGTWAVMANISGAIIASGRIEVDQNRQIVQHPDGGVVEEILVDEGDVVAIGEILVRLDPNELQSELSITESQLFELIARRGRLEAERDGNEAIEFDTLITTIAENNPDAADLIAGQKRLLAARAESIKNEIDQLEKRSGQIGNQIEGLKAQQTALGRQHELITKELADQQQLLDRGLAQATRVLALQREEAGLLGQMGDLEAQKAQAEGRITEIDIEVLKLDTTRREEAISQLRDLQYRELELHEQRRALIERLSRLDIKAPVSGVVYSLQVFALRSVIRPADPVLYLIPQDRPLVINAEVETIHIDKLNINQDVTLRFSALDQRETPELVGKVVTISADAFENENTGQSHYRAEIILNEGEIKRLPEGTVLIPGMPVETFIKTADRSPIAYLVKPLSDYFTKAFREE comes from the coding sequence ATGACCGGCCCAGAACAGAACAAAACGAACCGCTGGTCTGCCCGCAAACCGCTCACCATTGGCTTGCTCTCCCTTCTCATTCTTGTAGGTGGCTTTGGCACCTGGGCCGTGATGGCCAATATCTCGGGTGCGATCATCGCCAGTGGCCGGATCGAAGTGGATCAGAACCGCCAGATTGTCCAACACCCCGATGGCGGTGTGGTCGAGGAAATCCTGGTGGACGAGGGTGATGTGGTCGCGATAGGCGAAATTCTTGTTCGCCTTGACCCCAATGAACTGCAATCAGAGCTCTCGATCACCGAAAGCCAACTGTTTGAGCTGATCGCCCGTCGCGGGCGGCTCGAGGCCGAGCGAGACGGCAATGAGGCCATCGAGTTTGACACGCTGATCACCACCATCGCTGAAAATAATCCCGACGCCGCAGATCTTATTGCAGGGCAAAAGCGGCTGCTGGCCGCGCGGGCCGAATCGATCAAGAACGAGATTGATCAGCTGGAAAAACGCAGCGGGCAGATCGGCAATCAAATCGAAGGCCTCAAAGCCCAACAAACTGCCCTTGGCCGCCAACATGAATTGATCACCAAGGAACTTGCCGACCAACAGCAACTGCTGGATCGCGGACTGGCACAAGCCACCCGCGTGCTGGCCCTGCAACGCGAAGAAGCCGGGCTTTTGGGTCAGATGGGCGACCTTGAGGCACAAAAAGCCCAAGCCGAAGGCCGCATCACCGAGATTGACATCGAAGTTCTCAAACTCGACACCACCCGCCGGGAAGAGGCGATCTCGCAATTGCGCGACCTGCAATATCGCGAGCTGGAGCTGCACGAACAACGTCGCGCCCTGATCGAACGCCTGTCCCGGCTGGACATCAAAGCCCCGGTTTCTGGCGTGGTCTACAGCCTGCAGGTCTTTGCCCTGCGCTCAGTTATCCGCCCGGCGGATCCGGTGCTCTATCTGATTCCACAAGACCGCCCCTTGGTGATCAATGCAGAGGTCGAAACCATCCACATCGACAAGCTCAACATCAATCAAGACGTGACCCTGCGCTTCTCCGCCCTTGATCAACGCGAAACCCCCGAACTGGTGGGCAAGGTCGTCACCATCTCAGCCGATGCTTTTGAGAATGAAAACACCGGGCAAAGTCATTACCGGGCCGAGATCATCCTGAACGAAGGTGAGATCAAACGCCTGCCTGAAGGCACGGTGCTGATCCCCGGCATGCCGGTCGAGACCTTCATCAAAACCGCCGACCGCAGCCCGATCGCCTATCTCGTGAAACCGCTATCAGATTACTTCACCAAGGCCTTCCGGGAAGAATGA
- a CDS encoding TetR/AcrR family transcriptional regulator, with translation MDTEEVLNYVYTDNIEISMGGVNMGGKPNSSSGYHHGNLREELIKKAIATIEKKGVEALSLRGLAREIGVSHSAPMRHFPSRSALLTAIAQHGVDSLLGSASKHVGRSDLTNLEKLQEMAKGYVTWATLNPAHHMLIRNQDVMRHADDSLRSQLNSYAQLHEQTIAKAQADGWRRDGATRAVFLHLTAQTAGLALVASDPIYETVFQGRPSDQEITDALSACFTEVGSVANISSG, from the coding sequence ATGGACACTGAAGAGGTGTTGAATTATGTTTACACTGACAACATAGAAATCAGTATGGGCGGTGTCAACATGGGCGGTAAACCAAATTCATCTTCAGGCTACCATCATGGAAATTTGCGCGAAGAGTTGATAAAAAAAGCAATTGCAACCATCGAGAAAAAAGGCGTCGAAGCGCTTAGCCTACGAGGTCTGGCCCGGGAAATAGGGGTCAGTCATAGTGCCCCAATGAGGCACTTTCCATCACGATCCGCGCTTTTGACAGCCATCGCTCAGCACGGCGTTGATTCTCTTTTGGGTTCGGCTTCGAAGCACGTAGGTCGCAGCGATTTGACCAATCTGGAGAAGTTGCAGGAAATGGCGAAAGGATATGTGACTTGGGCAACGCTAAACCCTGCGCATCATATGCTTATTAGAAATCAAGATGTGATGCGTCACGCCGACGACTCTCTTCGAAGTCAGCTCAATTCATATGCTCAACTGCATGAGCAAACCATAGCAAAGGCCCAAGCAGATGGTTGGCGACGTGACGGGGCTACCCGCGCAGTCTTTCTGCACCTGACGGCCCAAACGGCTGGCTTGGCGTTAGTAGCGTCGGACCCCATATATGAAACGGTTTTTCAGGGACGTCCTAGTGATCAAGAAATCACGGATGCCCTTTCTGCATGCTTCACTGAAGTTGGATCTGTCGCAAATATTTCGTCAGGTTAA